A DNA window from Halorubrum sp. DM2 contains the following coding sequences:
- a CDS encoding DUF192 domain-containing protein, translating to MSGVRLVHRPAASTDGSETVLASDVDVARSTLEQARGLMFRRSIPDDYALVFPFEAADTQWLHMLFVPFAIDAVWLVDGEVTAKKRLAPFVGLGRGRADTVVELPADVAESVAVGDELRLVD from the coding sequence ATGTCCGGCGTGCGACTCGTTCACCGCCCCGCCGCGTCGACCGACGGATCGGAGACCGTCCTCGCGAGTGACGTCGATGTCGCGCGCTCGACGCTCGAACAGGCGCGGGGGCTGATGTTCCGCCGGTCGATCCCGGACGATTACGCCCTCGTGTTCCCGTTCGAGGCGGCCGACACGCAGTGGCTTCACATGCTGTTCGTGCCGTTCGCCATCGACGCGGTATGGCTCGTCGACGGCGAGGTGACGGCGAAAAAGCGGCTCGCGCCGTTCGTCGGTCTGGGCCGCGGTCGCGCCGACACCGTCGTCGAGCTCCCGGCGGACGTGGCCGAGTCGGTGGCCGTCGGCGACGAACTGCGGCTCGTCGACTGA